Proteins encoded by one window of Candidatus Bathyanammoxibius amoris:
- the dtd gene encoding D-aminoacyl-tRNA deacylase, protein MRAVVQRVKYARVKVKGDVVGEIGHGLAVLVGVGKDDTEEDAEYMAAKVCGLRVFEDDRGKMNLSLKETGGGVLVVSQFTLYGDSRKGRRPSFVNAAVPEKAEKLYNLVVERLRQVGVPVVEGRFQDKMLVELANDGPVTILLDSKKQF, encoded by the coding sequence ATGCGGGCAGTGGTTCAGCGGGTAAAATATGCCAGGGTGAAGGTTAAGGGGGACGTTGTCGGTGAGATCGGCCACGGCCTTGCGGTCCTTGTTGGTGTGGGGAAGGACGACACCGAGGAAGACGCAGAATATATGGCGGCAAAGGTTTGCGGGCTCAGGGTCTTTGAGGACGACCGGGGGAAGATGAACCTTTCTCTGAAGGAGACAGGCGGAGGGGTGTTGGTGGTTTCACAGTTTACCCTCTACGGCGACAGCCGAAAGGGGAGACGGCCGTCCTTTGTTAATGCGGCGGTGCCTGAAAAGGCCGAAAAGTTGTACAACCTGGTTGTCGAGCGCCTTCGGCAGGTGGGGGTACCCGTGGTGGAAGGGAGGTTTCAGGACAAAATGCTTGTGGAACTGGCCAATGATGGGCCGGTCACTATCCTGCTGGACAGTAAGAAACAATTCTAG
- a CDS encoding P-II family nitrogen regulator gives MKKVEAIIRVGKLNAVKAALEEIKHPGLTVTEVRGHGIQKGITETWRGKSIKIDLLDKVKIEVVTPDKDVNKIVNAIVEDGKTGNIGDGKIFISTIDEVVRIRTGEKGEKAV, from the coding sequence ATGAAAAAGGTAGAAGCCATAATCAGGGTCGGTAAGCTGAACGCCGTGAAAGCTGCCTTGGAAGAAATCAAGCATCCTGGACTTACGGTAACCGAGGTAAGAGGCCATGGTATTCAGAAAGGTATAACCGAGACATGGCGTGGTAAGTCCATTAAGATAGACCTCCTCGACAAGGTAAAGATTGAGGTCGTGACTCCAGACAAGGACGTAAACAAGATAGTCAACGCCATCGTCGAGGACGGCAAGACGGGTAATATTGGGGATGGAAAGATATTTATCAGCACCATAGATGAAGTCGTTCGCATCCGCACGGGAGAGAAGGGCGAAAAGGCCGTCTAG
- a CDS encoding flippase-like domain-containing protein: protein MTVSKKGLWILVGLFISGICLWLFLKEIDWEELSRALHEANYIYVIPVVLLTVLTYLVRTARWELLILPLKKVSFTNVFSAITIGFMSNHLLPARAGEIIRCVVLSRSEKMRATGIFATVVMERLLDSVSLIIFATVVIAIISPHGGGVNPINDETHLFSQLKEGIWVLAGVSFVTVVFLVLLDVYSQKALDLTDRLFFFVPHAIKDKIRHLLESFVQGLKVLKNIRQVLWLTFLSFSVWILFAVAMVVLGYSFGIQIPFAGMCFVLVCISLAVALPQAPAYIGVFHLAVQKSLELFHVAPAAAQSFAIVLWGISVFTSIVLGLFFLWREGLSFGQIVKAQEVSDNNTTAKEPS from the coding sequence ATGACTGTTAGCAAAAAAGGCCTCTGGATACTTGTCGGCCTGTTTATAAGCGGTATCTGCCTCTGGCTCTTCCTGAAGGAAATAGACTGGGAAGAGTTGTCCCGCGCGCTGCATGAGGCAAATTATATATACGTAATTCCCGTTGTGCTGCTTACCGTTTTGACTTACCTGGTAAGGACCGCCCGCTGGGAGCTTCTCATACTACCGCTCAAGAAGGTGTCTTTTACAAACGTCTTTTCCGCCATAACTATAGGGTTTATGTCAAACCACCTCTTGCCCGCCAGGGCGGGTGAAATCATCAGATGCGTCGTCCTCAGCAGGAGCGAAAAAATGAGGGCAACGGGGATCTTTGCCACGGTGGTAATGGAAAGGCTCCTGGATTCCGTGAGCCTGATCATCTTTGCCACAGTGGTGATTGCTATTATCTCGCCCCATGGTGGAGGAGTCAACCCCATTAACGATGAAACCCACCTGTTCAGTCAGTTAAAAGAGGGTATCTGGGTGCTGGCAGGAGTAAGTTTTGTTACCGTAGTTTTTCTCGTCTTGTTGGACGTTTACTCTCAAAAGGCTCTCGACCTTACTGATAGACTGTTCTTTTTCGTGCCACACGCCATCAAGGACAAGATACGGCACCTCCTCGAGTCCTTTGTGCAAGGTTTGAAGGTCCTGAAAAATATAAGGCAGGTCCTCTGGTTAACCTTTCTCTCCTTCAGCGTGTGGATCTTGTTTGCGGTAGCAATGGTGGTACTTGGCTACTCATTCGGGATACAAATTCCCTTTGCGGGGATGTGTTTCGTACTCGTGTGCATTTCACTGGCGGTTGCACTTCCACAGGCGCCCGCCTATATCGGGGTTTTTCACCTTGCCGTCCAAAAGAGTCTTGAACTCTTCCATGTAGCCCCAGCGGCCGCCCAGAGTTTTGCCATCGTTCTGTGGGGGATAAGCGTCTTCACCTCTATAGTCTTAGGGCTATTCTTTCTCTGGAGGGAGGGCCTGAGCTTTGGCCAGATCGTAAAGGCACAGGAGGTCTCCGACAACAATACTACTGCAAAGGAACCGTCCTGA
- a CDS encoding phosphoribosylanthranilate isomerase — translation MVRVKICGITNLRDARNAVELGADALGFVFAPSVRRITPERARKIVRLLGPFVNLVGVFVDEDPQAVRQVAGYCGLDTVQLHGNEPPADLENLRRDYRVVKALRVAGGKRGLNQLSRYKADAFLLDTYKKGKPGGTGRAVPSMWTIARRAGELDAGPIILAGGMNPENVRDAIEMARPFGVDVSSGVEVRPGKKDRRLIKEFIRAVKGFQGLREETVV, via the coding sequence ATGGTGAGGGTCAAAATATGTGGTATAACCAACCTGAGGGACGCCAGAAACGCCGTGGAGTTAGGTGCTGACGCCCTGGGTTTTGTATTTGCGCCGAGTGTTCGCAGGATAACCCCTGAAAGGGCGAGAAAGATAGTGAGGTTGTTAGGGCCTTTCGTTAACCTCGTAGGTGTCTTTGTTGATGAAGACCCGCAGGCGGTGAGACAGGTCGCGGGGTACTGCGGCCTTGATACCGTCCAACTCCATGGCAACGAACCACCTGCGGACCTGGAGAATCTGAGAAGGGACTATCGCGTAGTAAAGGCACTGAGGGTTGCCGGAGGCAAAAGGGGACTCAACCAGCTAAGCCGTTATAAGGCAGACGCTTTTTTGCTGGATACGTACAAGAAAGGGAAGCCGGGCGGCACCGGCAGGGCGGTTCCGTCGATGTGGACCATTGCCCGAAGGGCGGGGGAGCTGGACGCCGGGCCCATAATCCTGGCGGGTGGGATGAACCCGGAAAATGTAAGAGACGCTATAGAGATGGCCAGGCCCTTTGGGGTGGATGTATCGTCAGGCGTGGAGGTTAGGCCCGGCAAGAAGGACAGAAGGCTTATCAAGGAATTTATCCGGGCCGTAAAGGGTTTCCAAGGTCTTCGAGAGGAGACGGTGGTTTGA
- a CDS encoding rhomboid family intramembrane serine protease, giving the protein MIPFRDDNPTGTYPYVTVSIIILNGMVFAYEMALGSAVEDLILHYGVVPSKVVFFLNHLSRDPSLITATFLPFVTSMFLHGGLIHIAGNMLYLWVFGDNVEDRLGHFRFLAFYLACGVIGGVVHVAASPVAVIPCIGASGAIAGVLGAYIITFPGARVLCIIPILFIWTVVELPALAVLGFWFVIQFFSGVVAFTAAADAGGGIAWGAHIGGFFAGMVIMRVLEKTRPSTAEAG; this is encoded by the coding sequence GTGATACCTTTCAGGGACGATAATCCCACCGGTACGTACCCGTACGTTACTGTATCTATCATCATTCTCAACGGAATGGTCTTTGCCTATGAGATGGCGCTGGGAAGCGCCGTTGAGGACCTGATCCTCCACTACGGTGTTGTGCCGTCAAAAGTCGTCTTCTTTCTAAACCATCTCAGCCGCGACCCCTCACTCATCACGGCCACCTTCCTTCCGTTTGTAACAAGCATGTTCCTGCACGGCGGGCTAATCCACATCGCAGGGAATATGTTATACCTGTGGGTATTTGGGGACAACGTGGAGGACAGGCTGGGGCACTTCAGGTTTCTGGCGTTTTATCTCGCATGCGGTGTCATCGGTGGCGTGGTTCACGTGGCGGCAAGCCCCGTGGCCGTCATCCCCTGCATCGGGGCGAGCGGCGCTATAGCGGGCGTTCTGGGTGCGTACATAATTACCTTCCCCGGGGCCAGGGTGTTGTGCATTATTCCTATCTTATTTATCTGGACGGTGGTTGAACTGCCGGCTCTGGCTGTCCTGGGTTTTTGGTTCGTTATTCAGTTCTTCAGTGGTGTTGTGGCCTTCACCGCGGCTGCGGACGCCGGAGGTGGGATTGCATGGGGGGCGCACATAGGCGGGTTCTTCGCGGGTATGGTTATCATGCGCGTACTGGAAAAAACTCGACCGTCAACGGCAGAGGCCGGATGA
- a CDS encoding ammonium transporter, producing MMKRLLPFVVPFLVLYAIGYFCDPATMVLGEEVKPWVPPPKPIETTVPWTLQGIGDADGSSVDMSTVVGVHSAVNFTWTVLAAVLVFMMQSGFALLGGFLHARHMLNYLCQAFLDTTLAGLVFWVWGFALMFGGSGYPGTMAGNDAIGYSGWLLYGGAYDVNTFILWMFQMVFLTKAVVIPVGAIAGRCSFPAYIIHAVFVAGVVYPIYGHWIWGGGWLSQLPIGSGALDFAGSGVVHAVGGIMGFVGAWALGPRKGKFNADGTPNNMPGHNMTYVVVGTLFLYFGWFGFNPGSTLAATDLRTSVVIVNTFLAGAAGSVVAVFVTWLKQGKPNVGWMCNGALGGLVAITAPCAWVPAWAAVVIGIIAAFIMMGSTWLLDWKLKVDDPLGAVSVHGSCGLWGIMAVGIFADGSYGGVIGLIVGSGWQLLAQFISVVIVMAWGFACGGFIWFLMKYTMGIRVSAEVERIGLDHAVHGQDCYPAFHRLMVLEKAFYAQQKAQKKTVKK from the coding sequence ATGATGAAAAGACTTTTACCTTTTGTCGTCCCGTTTTTAGTGCTCTACGCCATTGGGTACTTTTGTGACCCTGCAACCATGGTACTGGGGGAAGAGGTAAAGCCATGGGTCCCTCCACCAAAACCCATAGAGACTACAGTCCCCTGGACCCTTCAAGGTATAGGTGACGCCGACGGTTCATCGGTTGACATGTCCACTGTAGTGGGCGTGCACTCGGCGGTGAACTTTACCTGGACGGTACTTGCCGCGGTACTGGTGTTTATGATGCAGTCCGGCTTCGCGCTGTTGGGCGGGTTCCTCCACGCCAGGCACATGCTGAACTATCTGTGCCAGGCCTTCCTTGACACCACCCTAGCGGGTCTTGTGTTCTGGGTATGGGGGTTTGCCCTGATGTTCGGGGGCAGCGGTTACCCCGGGACGATGGCGGGAAATGACGCCATAGGCTACAGCGGCTGGTTACTTTACGGGGGCGCATACGACGTAAATACCTTCATACTCTGGATGTTCCAGATGGTCTTCTTAACCAAGGCCGTCGTCATACCCGTTGGCGCGATTGCGGGCAGATGCAGCTTTCCCGCGTACATTATCCACGCCGTTTTCGTTGCCGGTGTAGTCTATCCTATCTACGGCCACTGGATCTGGGGGGGCGGCTGGCTCAGCCAACTGCCTATAGGCTCAGGCGCCCTGGACTTTGCCGGTTCCGGCGTTGTCCACGCGGTAGGCGGCATCATGGGTTTTGTGGGCGCGTGGGCGTTAGGGCCGCGTAAGGGGAAGTTCAACGCTGACGGAACACCGAACAACATGCCGGGCCACAATATGACCTATGTGGTGGTAGGCACATTGTTCCTGTACTTCGGCTGGTTCGGGTTTAACCCGGGCAGTACCCTTGCCGCAACGGATTTGAGAACCTCCGTCGTGATCGTTAACACCTTCCTGGCAGGTGCGGCAGGGTCGGTCGTCGCTGTATTTGTGACATGGTTGAAACAGGGTAAGCCGAACGTGGGATGGATGTGCAACGGCGCGCTTGGCGGCCTTGTCGCCATTACGGCCCCGTGCGCCTGGGTTCCGGCGTGGGCAGCCGTAGTGATAGGGATAATTGCCGCGTTTATCATGATGGGGAGCACATGGCTTCTGGACTGGAAACTCAAGGTTGACGACCCGCTGGGCGCGGTATCGGTCCACGGCTCGTGCGGGCTGTGGGGGATAATGGCTGTGGGCATCTTCGCCGACGGCAGTTACGGCGGAGTCATCGGTCTTATCGTCGGTTCCGGATGGCAGCTTCTTGCCCAGTTTATAAGCGTAGTTATTGTTATGGCGTGGGGATTTGCCTGCGGAGGCTTCATATGGTTCCTTATGAAGTACACCATGGGTATCAGGGTGTCAGCGGAGGTAGAGAGAATCGGTCTGGACCATGCGGTGCATGGTCAAGATTGCTACCCTGCCTTCCACAGGTTGATGGTGCTCGAAAAGGCCTTCTATGCACAGCAAAAGGCCCAGAAGAAGACAGTCAAGAAATAA
- a CDS encoding ammonium transporter, whose amino-acid sequence MGKGAYLGISSFIALVMCALYASTGMAQELSPAQAGDLEGVIDTGDNAWILTSSALVLIMTPGLALFYGGMAGAKNMANTLWMCFIVICVVSVQWVLWGYTLSFGEGNWFIGGFDWVALQGVGQEPTEGSTLPHLTFMIFQCMFAIITLALVSGAIVERMKFTAWLLLIPLWTTVVYAPICHWVWGPGGWLGSFGALDFAGGTVVHITSGASALVLCLFLGVRKGYPKSVRPPHNIPFTLLGASLLWFGWFGFNAGSELAADGLAASAFVVTNTATACAGFTWAMLDWAHSGKPTLVGTCSGAVAGLVAITPASGFVGPMGSIAVGVGAGLVCYYASVYLKRALGYDDALDVVGIHAFGGTWGAFATGLFAQLSVNPGGADGAIYGNPYQLIPQSVGIAASWAWACGITAILALIIKYTVGLKASSADEQAGMDITQHKEIAYTHET is encoded by the coding sequence ATGGGAAAGGGAGCCTATTTAGGCATATCATCATTCATTGCTTTGGTGATGTGCGCGCTATACGCATCAACTGGTATGGCCCAAGAACTATCTCCCGCTCAGGCAGGGGATTTAGAAGGCGTAATCGACACAGGTGATAACGCATGGATACTCACATCTTCAGCCCTGGTGTTAATCATGACTCCTGGCCTTGCCTTGTTTTATGGTGGTATGGCAGGGGCAAAGAATATGGCAAACACGCTGTGGATGTGTTTCATCGTCATCTGTGTTGTAAGTGTACAGTGGGTGCTCTGGGGTTACACCCTGTCGTTTGGCGAAGGTAACTGGTTCATCGGCGGTTTTGACTGGGTCGCACTCCAGGGAGTTGGCCAAGAACCTACTGAAGGGTCGACGTTACCCCACCTTACCTTCATGATTTTCCAGTGTATGTTCGCCATTATAACCCTCGCTCTAGTAAGTGGTGCCATTGTAGAACGAATGAAGTTCACCGCATGGTTATTGCTTATACCATTGTGGACGACGGTAGTCTATGCGCCGATATGCCACTGGGTATGGGGGCCGGGGGGTTGGCTCGGAAGCTTTGGAGCGTTAGACTTTGCTGGCGGTACGGTTGTGCATATCACTTCAGGCGCCTCCGCCTTGGTTCTATGTTTGTTCTTGGGGGTACGCAAAGGATACCCGAAATCTGTGCGCCCGCCGCATAACATACCATTTACACTGTTGGGCGCATCTTTACTATGGTTTGGGTGGTTCGGTTTCAACGCCGGAAGTGAATTAGCTGCCGACGGTCTTGCTGCAAGCGCCTTCGTGGTCACGAATACCGCAACGGCCTGTGCAGGGTTTACTTGGGCCATGCTTGATTGGGCCCATTCCGGGAAACCAACTCTGGTCGGTACTTGTTCCGGTGCCGTCGCAGGGCTTGTTGCCATTACGCCGGCCTCGGGTTTTGTAGGTCCCATGGGATCGATTGCAGTAGGTGTCGGTGCAGGCCTGGTGTGTTACTACGCCAGTGTCTACCTGAAAAGAGCCCTGGGTTACGACGATGCCCTTGACGTTGTCGGGATACACGCCTTTGGTGGAACCTGGGGTGCCTTTGCAACCGGGCTCTTTGCTCAGTTGTCTGTAAACCCAGGCGGCGCAGACGGCGCAATTTATGGCAACCCTTACCAGCTGATACCACAGTCCGTAGGCATCGCAGCCTCATGGGCTTGGGCCTGCGGCATTACGGCGATTCTGGCCCTGATCATAAAATACACAGTGGGCTTGAAGGCAAGTAGTGCTGATGAACAAGCTGGTATGGATATCACTCAGCACAAGGAGATTGCTTACACACATGAAACATAA
- a CDS encoding peptidoglycan recognition protein family protein, whose protein sequence is MDRWNRWVLVASFVAYIIIVSGCGTVAPPSTVVRPIPKPVVERKWAPRKLKLPRVKVVPNKWKYIVVHHSATPSGSAASFDKFHRNKRGWDRGLGYHFVIGNGHGSRNGLVETGHRWTGQIDGAHAGSAEYNQHGIGVCLVGDFEAGSPTKDQMESLAELVAELQGLCDIPSENVILHRHMRDTQCPGSGFPYYELLVNLPR, encoded by the coding sequence ATGGACAGGTGGAACAGATGGGTCCTTGTGGCCTCTTTTGTTGCGTATATTATTATAGTAAGTGGGTGCGGCACGGTGGCGCCGCCCAGCACGGTTGTAAGGCCGATACCGAAGCCCGTGGTGGAAAGAAAGTGGGCACCGCGCAAGCTCAAGCTGCCCCGGGTGAAGGTTGTTCCAAACAAGTGGAAATACATAGTGGTTCATCATAGTGCGACTCCCTCCGGAAGTGCTGCCAGCTTCGACAAATTTCACCGTAACAAAAGGGGGTGGGACAGGGGGCTTGGTTATCATTTCGTTATTGGTAACGGACACGGTTCGAGAAACGGTCTTGTGGAGACGGGGCACAGGTGGACAGGGCAGATTGACGGGGCCCACGCAGGGTCTGCAGAATATAATCAGCATGGTATAGGGGTATGCCTTGTTGGCGATTTCGAGGCGGGAAGCCCCACAAAAGACCAGATGGAGAGCCTGGCGGAACTGGTTGCGGAGCTTCAGGGGCTTTGCGACATACCCTCAGAGAACGTGATATTGCACCGGCACATGCGGGACACACAGTGTCCCGGCAGCGGCTTTCCCTACTATGAACTGCTTGTCAACCTTCCCCGCTAG
- the mazG gene encoding nucleoside triphosphate pyrophosphohydrolase, translating into MNSRGNFQELVALMSRLRGEGGCPWDREQTHDSLKAYLVEEVYEVIDAVDSRDTEKLKEELGDLLFQIFFHSQIASENNEFDIDDVMKTCLEKMTSRHPHVFADARLATAEEVIKIWNKIKKKEEEKKGNKSVLGSLPKHLPALQKAQKIQKKASRVGFDWEKVEDVVSKVEEELEEVKTAMVQGRYEEVEEEIGDLLFAAANLSRFLKINPEEALHKTVKKFMRRFERIEAVLAARGKDIEQCSLEEMDSIWEAVKKE; encoded by the coding sequence TTGAACTCACGTGGGAATTTCCAAGAACTCGTGGCGTTGATGAGCAGGCTCAGGGGAGAGGGGGGCTGCCCGTGGGACAGGGAGCAGACGCATGATTCCCTTAAGGCCTATCTGGTGGAAGAGGTCTACGAGGTAATAGATGCGGTAGACTCCCGGGATACCGAGAAACTGAAGGAAGAGTTGGGGGACCTGCTTTTTCAGATATTCTTTCACTCGCAGATAGCCAGTGAGAATAATGAGTTTGATATAGACGATGTCATGAAGACATGCCTGGAGAAGATGACGTCGAGACACCCACACGTTTTTGCGGACGCACGCCTTGCCACGGCGGAAGAGGTAATTAAGATATGGAATAAGATAAAGAAGAAGGAGGAGGAGAAGAAGGGCAACAAGTCGGTCCTCGGGAGTCTGCCAAAACACCTGCCGGCCCTTCAGAAGGCCCAAAAGATACAGAAGAAGGCGTCAAGGGTGGGTTTCGATTGGGAGAAGGTGGAGGACGTTGTATCGAAGGTTGAGGAGGAGCTGGAGGAGGTAAAGACGGCTATGGTTCAGGGCAGGTATGAGGAGGTAGAGGAAGAGATTGGAGACCTGCTGTTTGCCGCCGCCAATCTGTCAAGGTTTCTAAAGATAAACCCTGAGGAGGCCCTGCACAAGACCGTGAAGAAATTTATGCGGCGGTTTGAGAGAATAGAGGCCGTGCTTGCGGCCAGGGGGAAGGATATCGAACAGTGTTCGCTGGAGGAGATGGACTCGATATGGGAGGCCGTTAAAAAGGAGTGA
- the purH gene encoding bifunctional phosphoribosylaminoimidazolecarboxamide formyltransferase/IMP cyclohydrolase, whose product MPKMQRALVSVYDKKGVVEFAKGLAGLGVEIMSSGGTAKLLRENGLKVIEVSEYTGFPEMMDGRVKTLHPKVHGGLLALRENTAHVQQMKEHGILPIDMVVVNLYPFEKTVAREGVTFEEAIENIDIGGPSMIRSAAKNHKHVAVVVDPDQYGSILEEMRENNGAISGSKTLELAIQAFKLTAHYDSAISRFLAGDVQGRFPQKLSLEFLKKQELRYGENPHQDAAFYVEAEGVGETCVSHLEQLWGKELSFNNILDLDAALELVKEFEGPGVAVIKHTNPCGAGIAGTLSDAFSKAYSGDPVSAFGSIIALNRRVDVQTAEGITAPGHFVEAVVAPDFDPDALEVLKTARKWGANLRILRSGELDTKRSEDTSMDMKRVGGGMLVQTKDAAAEDVKGIKCVTAEKPSEEVLNDLKFAWIVARHVKSNAIVLVKDGGVIGVGAGQMSRVDSVEIAVKKASDRAKGSVLASDAFFPFRDGVDAAARAGVVAIIQPGGSTKDDEVIAAARENGLSMVFTGRRHFRH is encoded by the coding sequence ATGCCTAAAATGCAGAGGGCCCTGGTAAGTGTTTACGACAAGAAGGGTGTCGTAGAGTTTGCAAAAGGCCTGGCGGGGCTTGGCGTGGAGATTATGTCTTCCGGAGGAACTGCGAAGCTCCTCAGAGAAAACGGACTAAAGGTTATAGAGGTCTCTGAGTATACCGGATTTCCTGAGATGATGGACGGCCGGGTTAAGACGCTGCATCCGAAGGTGCACGGGGGGCTGCTTGCACTACGGGAAAACACCGCTCATGTCCAGCAGATGAAAGAGCATGGCATCCTTCCCATCGACATGGTCGTTGTAAACCTGTATCCGTTTGAAAAGACCGTTGCCAGGGAGGGCGTTACGTTTGAGGAGGCCATAGAGAATATAGACATCGGTGGCCCTTCGATGATACGCTCGGCTGCAAAAAACCACAAACACGTCGCCGTCGTCGTTGACCCTGACCAGTATGGCTCTATACTGGAAGAGATGCGGGAGAACAACGGCGCTATATCCGGGTCAAAGACCCTTGAGCTTGCCATTCAGGCATTTAAGCTTACTGCTCATTACGATAGTGCAATCTCCCGCTTCCTAGCGGGAGACGTACAGGGCCGTTTCCCTCAAAAACTCTCACTGGAGTTCCTCAAGAAACAGGAGCTCAGGTACGGTGAGAACCCGCACCAGGACGCCGCGTTTTATGTAGAGGCGGAAGGTGTAGGGGAAACCTGCGTTTCGCATCTTGAGCAGTTATGGGGGAAAGAGCTCTCGTTTAACAATATACTCGATCTGGACGCGGCCCTTGAACTTGTAAAGGAGTTTGAGGGACCTGGAGTCGCGGTAATAAAACATACAAACCCGTGTGGCGCGGGGATTGCCGGGACGCTTTCCGATGCCTTCAGCAAGGCCTACAGCGGGGACCCCGTGTCGGCCTTTGGTTCCATTATAGCCCTTAATCGCCGTGTAGACGTTCAAACCGCCGAAGGGATTACCGCACCCGGCCACTTTGTTGAGGCCGTGGTCGCACCCGATTTTGATCCTGACGCCTTAGAGGTGCTCAAGACTGCGCGTAAGTGGGGAGCAAACCTGAGGATACTCCGCTCAGGCGAACTTGACACCAAGCGGTCTGAAGACACTTCGATGGATATGAAGAGAGTAGGCGGGGGCATGCTGGTACAGACGAAGGACGCCGCCGCAGAAGACGTTAAGGGCATCAAATGCGTCACTGCTGAGAAGCCTTCGGAGGAGGTGCTGAACGACCTGAAATTTGCATGGATAGTGGCCAGGCACGTAAAGTCAAATGCCATCGTGCTGGTCAAGGACGGGGGGGTCATAGGTGTGGGTGCGGGACAGATGAGCAGGGTGGATTCGGTTGAGATTGCCGTAAAAAAGGCGTCTGACAGGGCGAAGGGCAGTGTGCTGGCTTCCGATGCCTTCTTCCCGTTTAGAGACGGGGTGGATGCGGCAGCAAGGGCAGGGGTTGTAGCCATTATCCAGCCGGGCGGCTCGACAAAGGACGATGAAGTAATCGCCGCGGCCCGGGAAAACGGACTTTCAATGGTCTTTACCGGACGAAGGCATTTCAGGCATTAA